The following are encoded in a window of Phaseolus vulgaris cultivar G19833 chromosome 3, P. vulgaris v2.0, whole genome shotgun sequence genomic DNA:
- the LOC137808006 gene encoding geraniol 8-hydroxylase-like → MFTLSTLLLLFCVLLAVICYACLYFIKPNSQSLPPGPRAFPVFGNLLSLHPDLHTYFAALAQTHGPIYKLRLGSKLAIVITSSALAREVLKDHDTVFANRDVPVAGRVATYGGVDIAWNPYGAEWRMLRKVCTAKMLSNITLDSVYDLRRNEMRKTVSYLYGRAESAVNVGEQVFLTVMNVITSMMWGTAVEGAERETLGAEFRELVAEMTQLLGKPNLSDFFPWLARFDLQGVEKEMQVLASRFDGIFERMIGERVKVDEEENGKRKERKDFLQFLLDLKDSESGDSKTPLTLTHIKALFMDMVTGGTDTSSNTIEFAIAEVMHNPEIMKRVQEELEVVVGKDNTVEESHLSKLIYLQAVMKETLRLHPVLPLLIPHCPSQTTNVGGYTIPKGSRVFINVWAIHRDPSIWENPLEFDPTRFLDAKWDFTGNDFSYFPFGSGRRICAGIAMAERTVLYFLATLLHLFDWTIPKGEKLDTSEKFGIVLKKKTPLVVIPTQSFTIQYNIYVFNTQ, encoded by the exons ccttcacacttacttcgCCGCCTTGGCCCAAACCCACGGCCCAATTTACAAGCTCCGACTCGGGAGCAAGCTCGCCATCGTCATAACTTCATCGGCCCTGGCTCGTGAGGTCCTCAAAGACCACGACACTGTTTTTGCCAACCGCGACGTCCCCGTCGCCGGCAGGGTTGCCACCTACGGCGGTGTTGACATAGCATGGAACCCCTACGGAGCCGAATGGCGGATGCTGAGGAAAGTGTGCACTGCCAAGATGCTGAGCAACATCACCCTGGACTCCGTGTACGATCTGCGGCGCAACGAGATGCGTAAAACGGTGTCGTATTTGTACGGCCGAGCGGAGAGTGCGGTGAACGTGGGGGAGCAGGTGTTTCTGACGGTGATGAATGTGATAACCAGTATGATGTGGGGCACGGCGGTGGAAGGGGCGGAGAGGGAAACTTTGGGGGCGGAGTTTAGGGAGTTGGTGGCGGAGATGACGCAGCTTTTGGGGAAGCCCAATCTCTCGGACTTTTTTCCCTGGTTGGCGCGGTTCGATTTGCAAGGTGTGGAGAAAGAGATGCAGGTGTTGGCGTCACGGTTCGATGGGATATTTGAAAGGATGATTGGTGAACGAGTGAAGGtcgatgaagaagaaaatgggaAAAGGAAAGAAAGGAAGGATTTTCTGCAGTTTTTGTTAGATCTTAAGGATTCCGAAAGCGGTGATTCCAAGACGCCATTGACCCTCACCCACATCAAGGCCCTTTTCATG GATATGGTTACAGGGGGAACCGACACATCTTCAAACACCATAGAGTTTGCAATAGCAGAAGTAATGCATAATCCAGAGATAATGAAGAGAGTCCAAGAGGAGTTGGAAGTTGTAGTTGGGAAAGATAACACAGTAGAAGAGTCTCACCTTAGTAAGTTGATCTACTTGCAAGCTGTGATGAAAGAAACCCTTCGATTGCACCCTGTGCTTCCACTTCTAATCCCACATTGCCCAAGTCAAACCACCAATGTGGGAGGTTACACAATTCCAAAGGGGTCTCGAGTGTTCATTAATGTGTGGGCTATTCATAGAGATCCTTCCATTTGGGAAAACCCACTCGAATTTGACCCTACAAGGTTTTTAGATGCAAAATGGGATTTCACTGGCAATGACTTCAGTTATTTCCCTTTTGGCTCTGGAAGAAGAATTTGTGCAGGAATCGCAATGGCTGAGAGAACAGTTCTATATTTTCTGGCAACACTTTTACACTTATTTGATTGGACAATACCCAAAGGAGAAAAGTTAGATACCTCAGAAAAATTTGGTATTGTTCTAAAAAAGAAAACACCTCTTGTTGTCATCCCCACCCAAAGCTTTACAattcaatataatatttatgtatTCAACACTCAATAA